From a single Sporosarcina oncorhynchi genomic region:
- a CDS encoding M20/M25/M40 family metallo-hydrolase, giving the protein MHTTTNHWWDTPEKLRSLLCELVNWDSRTLTEGERFFSSKLMMKLEELPYFRNHPEYINLFDAGLGRQVVTALYKHPKATKTVVLISHFDTVYTEEYGALEPLAFYPEELTKRLHEHKDELSEEVRADLESGKYLFGRGTMDMKMGLALHLQLIEKASIEQWPINLLLVTVPDEEVNSAGMRTAVTELVHLREEFGLEYTLFLNSEPSFSQGPTDTKEYIYSGTIGKIMPAALFYGKETHVGEPLKGMTANYIASFVTQEMEWNPLLCETDRGEATPLPVSLHQKDLKMEYSTQTPYRAAALYNVFLFKRTAAEVMELFTEVTKTAIDKCNQRYKEICDREQIEGVGEVRVIQYDELLTYAIQKLGKNEVWRLRQDVLLNDEWDDREKSLRIVDNLLIQCQELAPATVVLYAPPYYPAVNSSDDPLVIKSIELMQETAKTFDVTLDHIHYFNGICDLSYVNYSDYTNSWTAFERNTPVYGDTYWIPFEDMQSLQAPVLNVGPFGKDAHQKTERLQVDSAFKEMPVLLETLIKSLMD; this is encoded by the coding sequence ATGCATACAACAACAAACCATTGGTGGGATACGCCTGAGAAGTTGCGTAGCCTGTTGTGTGAACTCGTCAATTGGGATAGTCGGACACTTACGGAAGGGGAACGTTTCTTTTCATCAAAACTCATGATGAAACTTGAAGAACTTCCGTATTTCAGAAATCATCCGGAATATATCAATCTATTTGACGCAGGGCTTGGGCGTCAAGTGGTAACAGCACTTTATAAACATCCGAAGGCGACGAAGACGGTCGTGCTAATTAGTCATTTCGATACGGTCTATACGGAAGAATACGGAGCACTTGAACCTTTGGCGTTTTACCCAGAGGAATTAACGAAAAGGCTTCATGAACATAAGGACGAGCTGTCGGAAGAAGTCCGTGCAGATTTAGAGTCTGGCAAGTATCTATTCGGTAGGGGAACGATGGATATGAAAATGGGACTGGCGTTACATTTGCAATTGATTGAAAAAGCGAGCATCGAACAATGGCCGATTAATTTGCTGCTCGTGACGGTGCCTGATGAAGAAGTCAATTCTGCGGGAATGCGTACGGCTGTCACCGAACTGGTCCATTTGCGTGAAGAGTTTGGCTTGGAGTATACACTGTTTTTGAACAGTGAACCTTCATTCTCACAAGGACCGACGGATACAAAGGAATATATTTATTCCGGGACAATCGGCAAGATCATGCCGGCAGCATTGTTCTACGGGAAAGAGACGCATGTTGGGGAACCGCTCAAAGGGATGACTGCGAATTATATCGCGTCTTTTGTCACCCAGGAAATGGAGTGGAATCCGCTATTATGTGAAACGGATCGCGGGGAAGCGACGCCACTTCCTGTTTCATTGCACCAGAAAGATTTGAAAATGGAATATTCTACGCAAACTCCATATCGTGCGGCTGCATTGTATAATGTCTTCCTATTTAAAAGGACGGCGGCAGAAGTGATGGAACTGTTCACTGAAGTGACGAAGACGGCGATCGATAAATGCAATCAACGGTACAAAGAAATCTGTGATCGCGAACAAATCGAAGGCGTCGGAGAGGTGCGAGTGATTCAATATGATGAGTTGCTTACATACGCAATCCAAAAGCTCGGAAAGAATGAAGTATGGCGTTTGAGACAAGATGTGCTCTTGAATGACGAGTGGGATGATCGTGAAAAGTCATTACGAATCGTCGATAATCTGTTAATCCAATGTCAGGAATTGGCCCCTGCCACCGTCGTTTTGTATGCACCGCCGTATTATCCAGCAGTCAATTCGTCAGATGACCCGTTGGTAATCAAATCGATTGAGCTCATGCAGGAAACGGCGAAGACATTTGATGTGACGTTGGATCATATCCATTATTTCAATGGTATTTGCGATTTAAGTTATGTGAATTACAGCGATTATACGAACAGTTGGACCGCGTTCGAGCGGAATACGCCGGTCTATGGAGATACGTATTGGATACCGTTTGAAGACATGCAAAGCCTTCAGGCACCTGTACTGAACGTAGGTCCGTTCGGGAAAGATGCCCACCAGAAAACAGAACGACTCCAAGTGGATAGCGCATTCAAAGAGATGCCTGTACTGCTTGAAACATTGATAAAAAGCTTGATGGATTGA
- a CDS encoding ornithine cyclodeaminase family protein, translating to MLIINEKEIQANYQMKDALVDVEHILRAKAEERIANPHRTVIEFPQHSASVLYMPSSDLANEMTTVKTVTIFPDNPSVGKPTTQGVILVSDAKNGEHLAMMNASYLTRLRTGALSGLATDRLAREDAKTLVVIGTGAMAFEQVLGVLAVRPIEKMLLVNPTTAKAEKFKERLIDFGIDSSIDMAIVDDVAQAVRQADIICCSTRSNTPVFNGEDVQPGTHVNGVGSYLPQMREVDHTFIKRCDKIVTDDEGGVKEEAGEIIHANEQADWSYDELHGELMDLVTEKVSGRENSEEITFFKCVGAAYFDLAVAQGVYRIAVDTGFGIEVDV from the coding sequence ATGTTAATCATCAATGAAAAAGAAATTCAAGCAAACTATCAGATGAAAGATGCGTTAGTTGACGTTGAGCACATTTTACGCGCGAAAGCGGAAGAGCGTATCGCCAATCCCCATCGGACGGTCATCGAATTTCCGCAACATAGTGCTTCAGTCTTGTATATGCCAAGTTCTGACTTAGCGAATGAAATGACGACTGTCAAAACGGTCACAATTTTCCCTGATAATCCATCCGTCGGCAAACCGACGACACAAGGGGTTATTCTCGTATCGGATGCGAAAAATGGCGAACACCTTGCCATGATGAACGCTTCGTATTTAACGAGACTACGGACAGGAGCATTAAGCGGACTTGCGACTGACCGACTTGCGAGAGAAGATGCAAAAACGTTGGTCGTCATCGGAACAGGCGCAATGGCTTTCGAACAGGTTTTAGGTGTCCTTGCTGTTCGGCCGATTGAGAAAATGCTTCTCGTTAATCCGACAACAGCAAAAGCGGAGAAATTTAAGGAACGGCTGATCGACTTCGGTATCGACAGTTCTATAGACATGGCGATTGTAGATGACGTAGCTCAAGCAGTGCGTCAAGCGGACATCATTTGCTGCAGCACGCGTTCAAACACACCAGTCTTTAATGGTGAAGATGTCCAGCCCGGCACCCATGTAAATGGCGTCGGCTCTTACTTGCCGCAAATGCGTGAAGTCGACCATACATTCATTAAACGATGCGACAAAATCGTAACCGATGATGAAGGCGGCGTGAAAGAAGAAGCTGGCGAAATTATTCATGCCAATGAACAAGCTGACTGGTCGTATGATGAATTGCATGGCGAATTAATGGACCTTGTCACAGAGAAAGTATCCGGTAGAGAAAACTCGGAAGAAATTACGTTTTTCAAATGTGTAGGAGCTGCTTATTTTGACTTGGCAGTTGCTCAAGGGGTTTATCGGATAGCTGTGGATACAGGTTTCGGTATAGAAGTGGACGTGTAA
- a CDS encoding MFS transporter, whose product MEKKQMNRVLIASLVGSSIEWFDYFLYGTVAALVFNQVFFVNEDPTVGLMLAYASFALAFFIRPFGGIIFSHIGDRIGRKKTLIITLSLMGAATFGMGLLPTYQAIGIWAPILLITLRLIQGLGIGGEWGGALLLAVEYAPPEKRGFFGSVPQMGITIGMMLGTFALSIMTMLPKDSFMTWGWRVPFILSALLVVFGLWIRKGIDETPSFKAVQERGDIPKVPLVTTLKTHWREVLIAIGAKVVETAPFYIFSTFIVSYATTYLDFSRTATLNSVMVATIVTTILIPIMGKLSDKIGRKPLYVWGAVGMIIFAFPYFWLIHQGSVTLLVIATIIGLGVIWAPITAVLGTMFSEIFSAEVRYTGISLGYQIGAAVAGGTAPLVATALLANFNNSYVPVALYIIFTAVVSLIAIWAVKDRKNQALDQ is encoded by the coding sequence ATGGAAAAGAAACAAATGAATAGAGTATTGATCGCTAGTCTCGTTGGCAGTTCAATCGAATGGTTTGACTACTTCTTGTATGGGACAGTCGCCGCGCTCGTCTTCAACCAAGTCTTTTTTGTCAATGAAGATCCGACTGTTGGCCTCATGCTAGCGTATGCATCATTCGCACTTGCCTTCTTCATCCGACCATTTGGGGGAATTATTTTTAGTCATATCGGGGATCGGATTGGAAGGAAAAAAACACTCATTATTACGCTTAGTCTAATGGGTGCCGCTACATTTGGAATGGGGTTACTTCCTACATACCAGGCAATCGGCATTTGGGCGCCGATTCTATTAATCACCTTACGCCTTATCCAAGGACTTGGAATAGGTGGCGAATGGGGTGGTGCTCTATTGCTTGCCGTTGAATATGCGCCTCCAGAAAAACGCGGATTCTTTGGTTCTGTTCCGCAAATGGGGATTACAATCGGAATGATGCTGGGAACGTTTGCACTTTCGATCATGACGATGCTTCCTAAAGATTCCTTTATGACATGGGGATGGCGTGTACCCTTCATCTTAAGTGCATTGCTTGTCGTCTTCGGTTTATGGATCCGAAAAGGGATTGATGAGACGCCTTCTTTCAAAGCTGTTCAGGAACGAGGCGATATTCCGAAAGTGCCTCTCGTTACGACATTGAAAACACATTGGCGTGAAGTGTTGATTGCTATCGGAGCAAAAGTTGTTGAAACAGCTCCATTCTATATTTTCAGTACGTTCATCGTTTCGTACGCAACGACGTATCTAGACTTTTCAAGGACTGCAACATTGAATTCGGTCATGGTCGCCACTATCGTAACAACGATCCTCATTCCGATTATGGGTAAACTATCCGATAAAATCGGACGAAAGCCACTTTATGTATGGGGCGCGGTCGGGATGATTATTTTCGCCTTCCCTTACTTCTGGCTCATTCATCAAGGGTCTGTTACATTACTTGTCATTGCAACAATTATTGGACTGGGCGTTATCTGGGCACCAATTACAGCGGTACTCGGTACGATGTTCTCAGAAATCTTCTCTGCCGAAGTCCGTTATACAGGAATTTCACTCGGTTATCAGATCGGGGCTGCAGTGGCTGGGGGAACAGCACCCCTTGTTGCAACGGCATTGCTTGCGAACTTCAATAATTCCTATGTACCGGTTGCGCTTTACATTATTTTCACCGCGGTCGTCTCCCTCATTGCGATTTGGGCAGTGAAAGACCGAAAAAACCAAGCGCTCGATCAATAA
- a CDS encoding helix-turn-helix domain-containing protein produces the protein MKKNHIGEKIKEIRQHQRMTLKTLAEKTGFSISFLSQLERGKSSTTLESLKKISIAFGVNPSIFFDDEESYSDGTLMINQRADKHDIYYKDLGTMVAQRDFAPLLVVLKPGRTEGNLITHRGQEFLYVLEGILTIQLEEQLIELRPTESYMIDSTKPHYWYNYTNSDVKLLCVSSEV, from the coding sequence ATGAAAAAAAACCATATTGGGGAAAAAATAAAAGAAATACGACAACATCAACGGATGACGTTGAAAACGCTTGCAGAAAAAACGGGATTTTCCATTAGTTTTTTGTCACAGCTTGAACGAGGAAAATCATCAACCACATTAGAATCATTAAAAAAAATATCCATCGCATTCGGTGTGAATCCGAGTATCTTTTTTGATGATGAAGAAAGTTACAGCGACGGTACATTGATGATCAATCAGCGGGCCGACAAGCATGATATCTATTATAAAGATCTTGGAACGATGGTGGCACAACGTGACTTTGCGCCGTTATTAGTCGTCTTGAAACCAGGTCGGACGGAAGGGAATTTGATAACACATCGCGGACAGGAATTCCTCTATGTCCTTGAGGGGATACTAACGATTCAACTGGAAGAACAGCTCATTGAACTTAGACCGACTGAATCGTATATGATCGATTCTACGAAGCCGCATTATTGGTACAACTATACAAACAGCGATGTGAAACTGCTTTGTGTATCTTCTGAAGTTTAA
- a CDS encoding general stress protein, whose amino-acid sequence MIQRTYVGLFDTEQSLIGAIEELEHKGIAPENMYIIAKSEEDVEILRRRTYSEIQSAPSNWIDRFIGYISGENHIRSMLVDVGFDESDIRRYEAEIQQGKSLLYVEGELEKTAYEINADRGRPETNPFGHTASEAERLNEEKDHSPTGIANDGLPRNEYRDSVMKQEGNSYNTPQDRRSLGRVGAEALYDKTDYAPNSDQRPRPSLVRGTPKRERKHLHSLSRQERRTDFTDVQKEFPTPSEQSRTSLPHPNNITESQIDRQDGLAEMTDSTDLHTTQVPSEKVLEFKDINQPKEPIIIDLRGIKKTKDEANLWLIQDEDDFRD is encoded by the coding sequence ATGATACAAAGAACCTATGTAGGTCTGTTCGATACAGAACAGTCTTTAATAGGAGCAATTGAGGAGTTAGAACATAAGGGCATTGCTCCTGAAAACATGTATATAATTGCTAAAAGTGAAGAGGATGTAGAGATATTGCGAAGACGGACATATAGCGAAATTCAATCAGCACCTTCGAACTGGATTGATCGTTTTATTGGATATATTTCGGGTGAAAACCATATACGCAGCATGCTTGTCGATGTGGGGTTTGACGAATCTGACATCCGCCGTTATGAAGCGGAAATCCAGCAAGGTAAGTCGTTGTTATATGTGGAAGGCGAACTGGAGAAGACAGCTTATGAAATTAATGCAGATCGTGGTAGACCGGAAACAAATCCATTCGGTCATACAGCTTCAGAAGCAGAACGTTTGAACGAAGAAAAAGATCACTCGCCTACTGGTATAGCAAACGACGGTTTGCCGAGGAATGAATACCGTGACAGTGTAATGAAGCAAGAGGGCAACTCATACAATACTCCACAAGACAGGCGATCATTAGGCAGAGTCGGTGCTGAAGCATTATATGATAAAACAGATTATGCCCCGAATTCTGACCAACGCCCCAGACCATCGCTTGTCCGCGGCACACCGAAACGGGAACGGAAACACCTTCATTCATTGTCACGTCAAGAACGACGTACGGACTTTACGGATGTTCAGAAAGAGTTCCCTACGCCCAGCGAACAAAGCCGTACATCCCTTCCACATCCAAACAATATAACCGAAAGTCAAATCGACCGTCAAGACGGTTTGGCAGAGATGACAGATTCAACAGACTTACACACGACTCAAGTACCAAGTGAGAAAGTTCTTGAATTCAAAGACATCAATCAACCGAAAGAGCCAATCATCATCGATTTACGCGGCATCAAAAAAACGAAGGACGAGGCCAATTTATGGCTTATCCAAGACGAAGACGATTTCAGGGATTGA
- a CDS encoding AAA domain-containing protein, giving the protein MDVMNCRLDMTTRAKKEIGNWVTDEFALFAMQESFEIHIEKLPAKQDAMTFSFYFGPQENPKLATLFNERVAVLECVYKNEGFLATSFRVRGRKEPVRTNRRLGVRLKFAVNRRTGSPMPIELYTSLRELPIAQERSEYVEKRIASWEGYLRIEEKNADVADVTAQFFNPVINESFSMLTITCSGLQGKDWNAIAGFSAKLSGTNDDIGQVVDTSRGKRTVKIELNRKSQALARRGGLLLKESGEMTFSNFAELSQIRRLRKGFKDLQDGFAANANLEKVLFEERPVVQITNKKLELDFHHPLNEFQQAAVTGAMSANDLYVIQGPPGTGKTTVISELCHQLMKAGQRTLVASQSNLAVDNALGRLLADPGIRILRYGRTESIEEEGKRFIEENVALHWRDETLTAVNEQREQRLDTEKKLKQELQQLHQEKVRLEAELERVEQQILVKQDAREQHTEKKKMLETLQKDYVELKAHLSNLQLQEKKLSELAQQIEVEMEQLETECLAATIPPEEYEKIVVTEHALETERKKLRYFQTIEAIGYAELEIGKLTDETVRQKSSYNTYPRFLEQLSSIQKLQELEELFKSYQLEPSLSATLEINALRRLRVEIINGTYPYELLEWREVAERLDKGILHAETLLQKNGYDVAKVSSKKNDLYKTPEEMHEMLDKIGRFFILPATKSRLALPPGAEKTAFLHRLAENLAYLKGKTAEVAFHSKTIKSASDREAAGRFSSLKREIKEEMETEMRQAQTEATAARLAMESQQHELRRLQEESDLLAELVEEDTDQAVVEMTITELEQISNEFQKRLLAAEKVKDALAACKKQAAANTIELESLRESIKIGLEQESTANEEIEVLESELAELWAIVQSEPEKRQAKIKERISAGLDRELVIEKEINQLPIAQALQDEWSDMLASASDFDLDEIRKLYVKHANVIGTTCVASARKDFVEEYPSFDVVIIDEVSKATPPELLLPMLKGKKIILVGDHHQLPPLVGRETMEEFIEEIEDPKEKEVLRGMLKESLFERLFRSLPKQNKMMLGIQYRMHEKIMETIAPFYTEGNYRLQCGLPDSDAARDHGLTTPKFSRNDHLLWFDMPNEPAYFEAKVKGGTSLYNEAELTMINELLRDLDQAVGDAKQNGIMEIDRKKSVGVISFYGEQVKRIDRMIEQEILPKHLHCRTGSVDKFQGMEMDIIILSFVRNHDQPSGTIGFAEDYRRLNVALSRARELLIVVGSSDMFLNRPKKVATREMYGQLVERVKAQGGFKELELVNAERNG; this is encoded by the coding sequence ATGGATGTGATGAACTGTAGGCTTGATATGACGACAAGGGCGAAGAAGGAAATTGGCAATTGGGTGACGGACGAATTTGCTTTATTCGCCATGCAGGAAAGCTTTGAAATTCACATTGAAAAATTACCTGCCAAACAGGATGCAATGACCTTCTCCTTCTATTTCGGACCGCAGGAAAACCCGAAGCTGGCAACGCTTTTCAATGAACGAGTCGCAGTGCTGGAATGTGTCTATAAAAATGAAGGATTTCTTGCGACGAGTTTTCGAGTGAGAGGGCGGAAAGAACCGGTTCGGACGAATCGCCGACTGGGTGTCCGGTTGAAATTCGCAGTAAACCGGCGTACCGGTTCACCAATGCCAATTGAGCTGTATACAAGTTTACGCGAACTTCCGATTGCACAGGAGCGATCTGAATATGTCGAAAAACGGATTGCAAGCTGGGAAGGCTATTTGCGCATTGAGGAAAAGAACGCTGATGTGGCAGACGTCACAGCTCAATTTTTCAATCCGGTCATCAATGAATCTTTCAGCATGCTAACGATTACTTGCAGCGGTTTGCAAGGAAAAGATTGGAATGCCATCGCAGGTTTCAGTGCGAAACTGAGCGGAACGAATGACGATATCGGTCAAGTGGTGGATACGTCACGCGGCAAAAGGACCGTGAAAATTGAGTTGAACAGAAAATCTCAGGCGTTAGCGAGACGCGGCGGGTTATTGCTAAAGGAATCAGGCGAAATGACGTTCAGTAACTTTGCTGAACTGAGTCAGATTCGGAGACTGCGAAAAGGATTCAAGGATTTGCAGGACGGTTTTGCGGCAAATGCTAATTTAGAAAAAGTCCTTTTTGAAGAGAGGCCAGTCGTACAAATTACGAACAAAAAGCTGGAGCTCGATTTTCATCATCCATTGAACGAGTTCCAACAGGCGGCGGTCACAGGTGCGATGTCAGCGAATGACTTGTATGTTATACAAGGACCGCCTGGAACGGGCAAAACTACGGTCATTTCGGAATTATGCCATCAGCTAATGAAGGCAGGCCAGCGGACACTTGTCGCATCGCAGTCAAATCTAGCGGTGGACAATGCGCTTGGACGTCTGCTCGCGGATCCGGGCATCCGAATTTTACGATACGGACGAACAGAAAGTATTGAAGAGGAAGGCAAACGGTTCATCGAAGAAAATGTCGCACTGCATTGGCGTGACGAAACGTTGACAGCTGTCAATGAACAGCGGGAACAGCGTCTAGACACGGAAAAGAAACTGAAACAGGAATTGCAACAGTTGCATCAGGAAAAAGTAAGATTGGAAGCTGAACTTGAACGTGTTGAACAGCAAATACTTGTCAAACAGGATGCGAGAGAGCAACATACCGAGAAGAAGAAGATGCTGGAAACGCTCCAAAAGGATTATGTTGAGCTGAAGGCGCATCTTTCAAATCTGCAACTTCAAGAAAAGAAGTTGAGCGAATTAGCGCAACAAATTGAAGTGGAAATGGAACAGCTTGAAACCGAATGCTTAGCGGCTACTATCCCACCTGAAGAATATGAGAAAATCGTAGTGACTGAGCACGCTTTGGAAACAGAACGTAAAAAACTTCGTTATTTCCAAACGATCGAGGCGATTGGATATGCTGAACTTGAAATCGGGAAACTGACAGATGAAACTGTTCGTCAAAAATCATCCTATAATACGTATCCGCGTTTTCTTGAACAATTATCCTCCATTCAAAAACTGCAAGAATTGGAAGAGTTATTCAAGAGTTATCAGCTTGAACCATCATTATCAGCAACTTTGGAAATAAATGCATTGCGCCGATTGCGAGTTGAAATCATAAATGGTACATATCCATATGAATTACTGGAATGGCGGGAAGTGGCAGAACGGTTGGACAAAGGTATCCTGCATGCCGAAACATTGTTGCAGAAAAATGGGTATGATGTAGCAAAGGTAAGCAGTAAAAAGAACGACCTTTACAAAACGCCTGAAGAAATGCATGAAATGCTTGATAAAATTGGTCGGTTCTTCATCTTACCTGCGACTAAAAGCCGATTGGCACTGCCGCCAGGTGCTGAGAAGACAGCATTCTTACATAGATTAGCTGAAAATCTTGCGTACTTAAAAGGGAAAACCGCTGAAGTAGCGTTTCATTCAAAAACAATCAAATCCGCTTCGGACCGGGAAGCTGCCGGCCGTTTTTCATCGTTGAAACGTGAAATCAAAGAGGAAATGGAAACAGAGATGCGACAAGCTCAAACTGAAGCTACCGCTGCGCGCTTGGCAATGGAAAGCCAACAGCATGAATTGCGGCGACTCCAAGAGGAAAGTGATCTACTGGCAGAACTGGTCGAAGAAGATACAGATCAGGCTGTTGTGGAAATGACAATCACAGAGCTAGAGCAGATTTCGAATGAGTTCCAAAAGCGTTTATTGGCGGCTGAGAAAGTAAAAGATGCTTTAGCGGCATGTAAGAAACAGGCTGCAGCAAATACAATAGAACTGGAATCGTTGCGGGAATCGATAAAAATTGGATTGGAACAGGAAAGCACAGCGAACGAGGAAATAGAAGTACTCGAGAGTGAACTCGCTGAATTGTGGGCCATTGTTCAATCCGAACCGGAAAAGCGTCAAGCTAAAATTAAGGAACGCATCTCTGCTGGACTCGACAGAGAGTTAGTAATCGAGAAAGAAATCAACCAGCTTCCGATTGCGCAAGCGTTGCAAGATGAATGGAGCGACATGTTAGCGAGTGCAAGTGATTTCGATTTGGATGAAATCCGTAAACTGTATGTAAAGCATGCGAACGTCATTGGGACGACGTGTGTCGCTTCGGCGCGTAAAGATTTCGTCGAAGAATACCCTTCGTTTGACGTCGTCATTATTGATGAAGTATCGAAAGCGACTCCGCCGGAACTTTTATTGCCAATGCTTAAAGGGAAGAAAATCATACTTGTCGGTGACCATCATCAGTTGCCGCCGCTTGTCGGGCGAGAAACGATGGAGGAATTCATCGAGGAAATTGAAGACCCAAAGGAGAAAGAAGTGTTGCGTGGCATGCTGAAAGAGTCGCTATTTGAGCGGCTGTTCAGAAGTCTGCCTAAACAAAACAAGATGATGCTTGGTATCCAGTACCGGATGCACGAAAAAATCATGGAGACGATTGCACCGTTTTACACGGAAGGAAACTATCGACTACAATGCGGACTCCCGGATTCAGACGCAGCACGTGACCACGGGCTGACAACTCCGAAGTTCAGTCGGAATGACCATCTGCTCTGGTTTGATATGCCGAATGAGCCTGCTTATTTCGAAGCAAAGGTCAAGGGTGGAACAAGCTTGTATAATGAAGCAGAATTGACGATGATCAACGAGTTGCTTCGTGATCTTGATCAAGCCGTGGGAGATGCGAAGCAAAACGGAATAATGGAGATAGACAGGAAAAAAAGTGTTGGTGTCATTAGTTTTTACGGGGAACAAGTGAAACGGATTGACCGAATGATCGAGCAGGAAATTTTGCCGAAACATTTACATTGCCGGACAGGATCCGTCGATAAATTCCAGGGGATGGAAATGGATATTATCATCTTAAGTTTTGTTCGTAACCACGACCAGCCGAGTGGAACAATCGGATTCGCAGAAGATTACCGGCGCCTCAATGTCGCGTTATCACGCGCCAGGGAATTGCTCATCGTCGTTGGCAGTTCCGATATGTTCTTGAACAGACCGAAGAAAGTAGCAACAAGGGAAATGTATGGGCAATTAGTGGAACGTGTGAAGGCGCAGGGTGGATTTAAGGAACTGGAATTGGTCAATGCTGAAAGGAATGGGTAG
- a CDS encoding general stress protein, protein MKKTFIGSFPTHDRLASKIQHLKSDGVKEHDMYIVMKDEMAVEQLKTHATKDGIDSPFNLFNRFLGFLVGENNVRRMLRDSGFTNIEAKQYFDAIQEGALLLYIKGELDKVRSSESQEHDTGYPNYQPIPLDEVEADYDN, encoded by the coding sequence ATGAAGAAGACGTTTATCGGCAGTTTTCCGACGCATGATCGATTAGCTTCAAAAATTCAGCATTTGAAGTCGGACGGTGTAAAAGAGCATGATATGTACATCGTCATGAAAGATGAAATGGCTGTAGAACAATTGAAAACACATGCAACAAAAGATGGCATCGATTCCCCGTTCAACCTATTCAATCGCTTCCTAGGATTTTTGGTAGGAGAAAATAATGTGCGCAGAATGTTGCGTGATTCGGGCTTTACGAACATTGAAGCAAAGCAATATTTTGATGCCATTCAAGAAGGTGCCCTGCTGCTCTATATTAAAGGAGAACTCGATAAAGTTAGAAGCTCAGAATCACAAGAACATGACACGGGCTATCCGAATTATCAACCGATACCGCTCGATGAAGTGGAAGCTGACTATGATAATTAA
- a CDS encoding FecCD family ABC transporter permease: MRNVDHIQLDALEKEVLSTSFRLTLTRISVLVGMLFLAVVAGVSLGPVVIPFSDTVGMIAKAIGFPVNTEYTVQHWIIVTEVRLPRVIVGGLVGGALGVAGTAMQGLFRNPLVEPGYVGVSSGAALGAVCAIFFGWTAINSWLLPISAFVGAIIAMTTMLAVWRASRQRNVATLLLLGIGINAFFSALMNIMVATSKNEQELRSIVYWLQGGLEARTWDHVGLIAIPIVLGAIGLSLFGRELNVMLLGEDHAKSAGVNIRFMRNSVLALTALITGAAVAVSGIIGFVGLVVPHIIRIIAGPDHRFLLPASALGGAVFLILADIVSRMVMQPVTLQVGVICAIIGAPLFIFLIFRSNKGVRV; encoded by the coding sequence ATGCGGAACGTAGATCATATTCAGTTAGATGCATTAGAGAAAGAAGTACTCAGCACTTCATTCAGATTAACGTTGACACGTATATCGGTATTGGTTGGGATGCTGTTTTTGGCGGTAGTAGCGGGTGTGTCACTCGGCCCTGTTGTTATACCTTTTTCGGATACGGTAGGGATGATTGCCAAAGCTATCGGGTTTCCCGTCAATACGGAATATACAGTGCAACATTGGATTATCGTCACTGAAGTCCGGTTGCCTCGAGTCATTGTCGGCGGTCTAGTCGGTGGGGCGTTAGGCGTTGCAGGTACCGCGATGCAAGGATTATTCAGGAATCCGCTCGTTGAACCAGGCTATGTTGGCGTTTCAAGTGGTGCTGCGTTAGGGGCAGTATGTGCGATTTTTTTCGGATGGACGGCGATTAATAGTTGGTTATTGCCAATATCTGCGTTCGTCGGTGCAATTATTGCAATGACCACGATGCTTGCAGTATGGAGAGCGAGCAGACAACGGAATGTCGCAACATTACTATTGCTTGGAATCGGAATTAATGCGTTCTTTTCCGCGCTAATGAATATTATGGTTGCCACATCGAAAAATGAGCAGGAATTGAGAAGTATTGTTTACTGGCTGCAAGGTGGTTTGGAAGCGAGGACATGGGATCATGTTGGTTTAATCGCTATTCCAATTGTTCTCGGTGCTATCGGTTTGTCATTATTTGGTCGGGAGTTGAACGTAATGCTACTCGGCGAAGATCATGCAAAAAGCGCAGGGGTCAATATTCGTTTCATGCGCAATTCGGTACTAGCGTTGACAGCGCTCATTACAGGCGCTGCAGTAGCGGTGAGTGGAATTATTGGATTTGTCGGATTGGTTGTACCACATATTATTCGTATTATTGCAGGTCCCGATCATCGATTTCTACTGCCAGCAAGCGCTCTTGGTGGAGCGGTATTTCTCATATTGGCAGATATCGTTTCACGTATGGTGATGCAACCGGTCACTTTGCAAGTCGGTGTAATATGCGCGATTATTGGAGCGCCTTTGTTTATTTTTCTGATTTTCCGTTCAAATAAAGGGGTGCGTGTATGA